The following coding sequences lie in one Haematobia irritans isolate KBUSLIRL chromosome 3, ASM5000362v1, whole genome shotgun sequence genomic window:
- the LOC142230126 gene encoding uncharacterized protein LOC142230126 — translation MLKFVVILSVVIALVVMPMHHHETEAFKVIALHAGSPPASSSAPAPAPAAPALDPSALLQGVQSALAGKLQQVQALVGSLVQQKTALKQNALNSLQGALGGVKSQVQGLLSQVHPPVVVRKHIYLGAAPEVTTVADSAAAATTTSE, via the exons atgttgaaatttgtggTAATATTGAGTGTGGTTATAGCTTTGGTTGTTATGCCCATGCATCATCATGAAACAGAAGCATTCAAAGTGATTGCCCTACATGCAG GATCACCTCCAGCTTCAAGCTCTGCTCCTGCACCCGCTCCAGCTGCTCCTGCCTTAGATCCTAGTGCATTGCTTCAAGGTGTTCAATCAGCCTTAGCTGGTAAATTACAACAGGTTCAAGCTTTGGTAGGATCTTTGGTCCAACAAAAAACAGCTCTTAAACAAAATGCTTTGAATTCCTTACAAGGAGCCTTGGGTGGTGTTAAGAGTCAAGTTCAAGGTCTACTCAGCCAAGTTCATCCACCAGTGGTGGTACGAAAACATATTTACTTAGGGGCTGCCCCAGAAGTGACCACAGTTGCCGATAGTGCAGCAGCAGCAACCACAACATCAGAATAA